The proteins below are encoded in one region of Populus alba chromosome 2, ASM523922v2, whole genome shotgun sequence:
- the LOC118049326 gene encoding uncharacterized protein isoform X1 yields the protein MVLALRLSLCIRSCLFCISLLLKYFFVAVVLCPPSASPFFTQSLCSVRPQTTCMPLFFLLLLKTLSSHYIREQNAPWTTLRRFFFMQASAVKLSQFGDFVFSNMLYWIAKSMYKFKIDRQRNGQNRALPKASPGSEKLKRHTCERLRNVGGDHGCCDSKCHSRNRVYKGRTNSRKLNCMNLNHVLSRLFMNLFL from the exons ATGGTATTGGCTTTAAGACTATCCCTGTGCATTAGATCATGCTTATTTTGTATTTCCCTTTTGCTGAAGTATTTCTTTGTTGCCGTTGTTTTATGCCCCCCTTCTGCAAGTCCATTTTTTACGCAAAGCCTGTGTTCGGTGAGGCCTCAAACCACATGTATGCCACTTTTTT TTCTGTTGCTCTTGAAAACCCTGAGTTCTCATTATATCCGAGAGCAAAATGCTCCGTGGACTACGCTCAGAAGGTTTTTCTTCATGCAG GCATCTGCAGTTAAGCTATCACAATTTggtgattttgttttctctaaCATGTTATATTGGATTGCCAAATCAATGTATAAATTCAAGATTGACAGACAAAGAAATG GACAGAACCGAGCACTCCCCAAGGCTTCTCCTGGCTCTGAGAAACTGAAGAGGCATACATGTGAGCGGCTCCGTAATGTAGGAGGAG ATCATGGTTGTTGTGACTCGAAATGTCATTCAAGAAACAGGGTTTACAAGGGCAGGACCAACAGCAGAAAGTTAAATTGCATGAATTTGAACCACGTTCTCTCCAGGCTCTTCATGAACTTGTTTCTTTAG
- the LOC118049326 gene encoding uncharacterized protein isoform X2 yields MVLALRLSLCIRSCLFCISLLLKYFFVAVVLCPPSASPFFTQSLCSVRPQTTFLLLLKTLSSHYIREQNAPWTTLRRFFFMQASAVKLSQFGDFVFSNMLYWIAKSMYKFKIDRQRNGQNRALPKASPGSEKLKRHTCERLRNVGGDHGCCDSKCHSRNRVYKGRTNSRKLNCMNLNHVLSRLFMNLFL; encoded by the exons ATGGTATTGGCTTTAAGACTATCCCTGTGCATTAGATCATGCTTATTTTGTATTTCCCTTTTGCTGAAGTATTTCTTTGTTGCCGTTGTTTTATGCCCCCCTTCTGCAAGTCCATTTTTTACGCAAAGCCTGTGTTCGGTGAGGCCTCAAACCACAT TTCTGTTGCTCTTGAAAACCCTGAGTTCTCATTATATCCGAGAGCAAAATGCTCCGTGGACTACGCTCAGAAGGTTTTTCTTCATGCAG GCATCTGCAGTTAAGCTATCACAATTTggtgattttgttttctctaaCATGTTATATTGGATTGCCAAATCAATGTATAAATTCAAGATTGACAGACAAAGAAATG GACAGAACCGAGCACTCCCCAAGGCTTCTCCTGGCTCTGAGAAACTGAAGAGGCATACATGTGAGCGGCTCCGTAATGTAGGAGGAG ATCATGGTTGTTGTGACTCGAAATGTCATTCAAGAAACAGGGTTTACAAGGGCAGGACCAACAGCAGAAAGTTAAATTGCATGAATTTGAACCACGTTCTCTCCAGGCTCTTCATGAACTTGTTTCTTTAG